From Oryzias melastigma strain HK-1 linkage group LG15, ASM292280v2, whole genome shotgun sequence, one genomic window encodes:
- the LOC112161603 gene encoding glutathione S-transferase omega-1, with protein sequence MSTEKSFAKGSAAPGPVPKDQIRLYSMRFCPFAQRTRLVLHAKGIKFETININLKEKPDWFLQKNPLGLVPVLETPAGEIIYESSITCEYLDEVYPEKKLLPSSPFAKAQQRMMLEHFSKIVPFFYRIPSAKRNGEDVSGMEAEMKEKLGKLNEELVQKKTKFFGGDSITMIDYMMWPHFERTEVYGVMNCLDHTPELKKWMERMLEDPAVKATMFSIEAHRAFYKSFIDGKPDYDYGL encoded by the exons ATGTCGACTGAAAAGTCTTTCGCGAAAG GAAGTGCTGCTCCTGGCCCGGTCCCCAAAGACCAAATCCGTCTTTACAGCATGAGGTTTTGCCCTTTTGCTCAGAGGACTAGATTAGTGCTGCACGCCAAAGGGATAAA atttgAAACCATTAACatcaatttgaaagaaaaacccgATTGGTTCCTCCAGAAGAACCCTCTAGGTCTCGTCCCAGTGCTGGAGACACCTGCTGGTGAAATAATATACGAGTCGTCCATCACCTGCGAGTACCTGGATGAAGTCTATCCAGAGAAGAAGCTGCTTCCATCCTCTCCTTTTGCCAAAGCTCAGCAAAGGATGATGCTGGAGCATTTTTCAAAG ATTGTACCATTCTTCTACAGGATTCCATCAGCAAAGAGGAATGGTGAAGATGTGTCAGGAATGGAGGctgaaatgaaagagaaattagGGAAACTGAATGAG gagttggtgcaaaagaaaacaaagttttttggaGGTGATTCCATCACAATGATTGATTACATGATGTGGCCACACTTTGAGAGAACAGAGGTCTACGGGGTGATGAA CTGCCTGGACCACACACCAGAGCTGAAGAAGTGGATGGAGCGCATGTTGGAGGATCCAGCTGTGAAGGCAACAATGTTCAGCATAGAAGCACACAGGGCTTTCTACAAAAGCTTCATAGACGGGAAACCGGATTATGACTATGGCCTCTAG